A single window of Leptospira koniambonensis DNA harbors:
- a CDS encoding phospholipase, whose translation MLKFKYYSSLICIFSLSLFATPAEAWWNHFLFNRPALEAMPELVSAPKVKVESLEDFLLKEQDKLIPLMRDMEKEANLNYDKKAPLPEALSFKGGDRKTIRNHFLRALRLNTGTPLGYFLQNLPGNPLPGKKSDPMTVSIYGKKDLKEDYEFYDIRIGELVSPLEVLATAGDEPDFGLDLNLFEDNGESFGKDYGFGIQSFGDPKIYYATQVPFHIGYYHESPIIFAAADFLTHTYPKYRVYQFMTLSRYAFETGHTYWGYRFLGWGMHYVVDLTQPYHSRVLPNFGTISMLWINIKAILGFENAKNEAIERISSRHTTIEKYHFSTLRNAYRAKNLNHPFIVSVKQTDLDNTYGKYDNSYIVDVVTKQSYDISDKIDTLIDESNLLKGFSEDKLLPEINQKSLGDLNSTITDHMKSVGSHIRNYVRNGLK comes from the coding sequence GTGCTCAAATTCAAATATTATTCTAGTCTAATCTGTATCTTCTCCCTTAGTTTGTTTGCTACACCTGCAGAAGCATGGTGGAATCACTTTCTATTCAACCGACCTGCACTCGAAGCTATGCCAGAATTGGTATCTGCTCCTAAGGTAAAAGTAGAATCTCTTGAAGATTTTTTACTTAAAGAACAAGACAAACTCATCCCTCTTATGAGGGATATGGAGAAGGAAGCAAATCTAAATTATGATAAAAAAGCACCTCTTCCTGAAGCGCTCTCATTCAAAGGAGGAGATAGAAAAACAATCCGAAATCATTTCTTAAGAGCACTTAGATTAAATACCGGAACACCGTTAGGTTATTTTTTACAGAATCTTCCAGGGAATCCTTTGCCTGGAAAAAAATCGGACCCGATGACAGTGAGTATTTACGGGAAAAAGGATCTAAAAGAAGATTACGAATTTTATGATATTCGAATAGGCGAGCTTGTAAGTCCACTTGAGGTGCTCGCAACCGCTGGCGACGAGCCAGATTTCGGATTAGATCTAAATCTATTCGAAGATAATGGAGAAAGTTTCGGAAAAGATTATGGTTTTGGAATACAGTCTTTTGGAGATCCAAAGATCTATTATGCAACCCAAGTTCCATTTCATATAGGTTATTATCATGAATCTCCTATTATCTTTGCAGCAGCAGACTTTTTAACACACACCTATCCTAAATATAGAGTATATCAATTCATGACACTCTCTCGTTATGCTTTTGAGACTGGACATACATATTGGGGTTATCGGTTCTTAGGTTGGGGAATGCATTATGTTGTGGATTTAACCCAACCATATCATTCCAGAGTTCTTCCAAATTTTGGGACAATCAGTATGCTTTGGATCAATATAAAAGCAATCCTTGGATTTGAAAACGCCAAGAATGAAGCAATCGAGAGGATTTCCAGCCGCCATACCACCATCGAAAAATACCATTTCAGTACATTAAGAAATGCTTATAGAGCTAAGAATCTAAATCACCCCTTTATAGTAAGCGTAAAACAAACTGATCTGGATAATACTTACGGTAAATATGATAACTCTTATATTGTAGATGTAGTCACAAAACAAAGCTACGATATTTCAGATAAAATTGATACTCTCATAGATGAATCGAATCTATTAAAAGGTTTTTCAGAAGATAAACTATTGCCTGAGATCAATCAAAAGTCATTAGGAGACTTAAACTCTACAATTACGGATCATATGAAAAGTGTAGGTTCTCATATCCGTAATTATGTGAGAAATGGATTGAAATAG
- a CDS encoding adenylate/guanylate cyclase domain-containing protein: MIRAKKNGSQALLISFAISCLSFGTLGLLLGLRAIILNEGILLAINTILYPIVLLFTPMSCHILDQILEKKYRIIRWITWLNWGAVVFALSGIVLNRAFTGDFILYSFGKYPVSTFFLKPWGIIGVFSYFLFGVPCILHFLKHNSLKNKKTLLLAQNLLIILTASNLPSFVGIPFFPGGNFSFIPMLILAYGVFRSDFLNLSDFLFNKNALFYFLNAIIAFLFLGISGAVVYLLSPEELAKSQSIHWVFIPLISTLAVFWLGIIVGGTNPASPLNQIAAFSLYIYGAQLVSVLAINIISDPIIGLRITQISYVIFFLAPSIHIRFAYLALKRPLPKYFPVFDTLVFLLSIAALSPWLFVGYYEFPWGRILASGPVVQGFGAIGFIGILIVLLEWISVLKRKESDFLGNLAILFLVVGSIMLLLNLPATQGFPIYPLGNLTIIPTGILAYGVLKKSTRLETQQAFKISHRISLLSLSLIPLFTFLLFPFLPKSSPLDSRILYILLILFPILLLGYQLAFFLTRPISSELDLLLQKLDRAREEAEILAELTKRINSTSDLTEILQFVKDHISLRFGENPILALFTVNDAHQALALYHLISNTDSDIMDKISDLKIPLGLEGGILARTSKRQKPIYLAEIKSEWLDASPFDAILVRTFNLESVLHVPLVVQEKTLGVLSVTWSKIQSLTQKDLKEIASLGDQIAGAVQNAVLLQETKDSAEEIEELNQFARILNSSLDLDQVFQSAFDYIVSKTTVDTMWLLLKDKENGVLKTYSGGSAMHGLTEKEMQYFRDLEIPLNEAGGSMYQTFSEKEPLYIDDIRSENGFTNLLNGNKVRFSKLDLRIAKNCHLYSMFQIPLLLNQEVIGILNLTAFEKRIGLSVKARNKIMRICEQITTALHNASLYDQIKNLFTEAETSREKADSLLLNILPSEIAEELKEKGEVRPILYESATILFTDFKGFTQIAETLSPSDLIRELDSCFTQFDEIVHRYKLEKLKTIGDSYMCVGGIPAKNRTHAIDACLAALELQAFMNQMQSIKKQLGLPYWQMRIGIHTGPVIGGVIGKKKFAFDVWGDAVNTASRLESGGEVGKVNISQNTFELVDDFFKTEYRGTVPVKNKGYMAMYFLEGLREEYSLTDGKVPNKIFHEKYLSFY; the protein is encoded by the coding sequence ATGATCAGGGCAAAAAAGAACGGATCTCAAGCCCTTTTAATTAGTTTTGCAATCAGTTGCCTTTCCTTTGGAACTCTTGGACTTCTTTTAGGTTTAAGGGCAATCATCCTGAATGAAGGTATATTATTAGCGATCAATACGATCCTTTATCCTATTGTTCTTTTATTCACTCCTATGAGTTGCCATATTTTGGATCAGATCCTGGAAAAAAAATACAGGATCATTCGTTGGATAACTTGGTTGAATTGGGGAGCAGTCGTATTTGCTCTATCGGGAATCGTTTTAAATCGGGCCTTCACTGGAGATTTTATTCTCTATTCATTCGGAAAGTATCCTGTCTCTACTTTCTTCTTAAAACCTTGGGGAATTATTGGAGTTTTTTCTTATTTTCTTTTTGGTGTTCCATGTATTCTGCATTTTCTAAAACATAATTCTTTAAAGAATAAGAAGACACTCTTACTTGCACAAAACCTTTTAATCATCTTAACCGCTTCCAATTTGCCTAGTTTTGTAGGGATCCCATTTTTCCCTGGTGGGAATTTTTCATTTATTCCTATGCTTATACTCGCGTATGGAGTATTTAGATCTGATTTTCTTAATTTAAGCGATTTTCTATTTAATAAAAATGCTTTATTTTATTTTTTGAATGCGATCATTGCGTTCTTATTCTTGGGAATATCAGGGGCGGTTGTATATCTGCTTTCCCCTGAAGAACTGGCCAAATCTCAAAGCATACATTGGGTTTTTATTCCGCTGATTTCTACTTTGGCGGTTTTTTGGTTAGGGATTATTGTTGGAGGAACAAATCCTGCTTCTCCCTTAAATCAGATTGCTGCATTCTCTCTTTATATCTATGGTGCGCAACTAGTATCTGTTCTTGCGATCAATATAATCTCAGATCCTATAATAGGTCTTAGGATTACTCAGATTTCTTACGTAATCTTTTTCCTTGCGCCTTCGATCCATATACGGTTTGCATATCTTGCTCTAAAGAGGCCTTTACCGAAATACTTTCCTGTTTTTGATACTTTGGTGTTTTTATTAAGTATAGCCGCTCTTTCTCCTTGGCTCTTCGTAGGATATTATGAATTTCCTTGGGGTAGGATACTTGCATCGGGACCTGTTGTGCAAGGATTTGGGGCAATAGGTTTTATCGGGATCCTGATTGTTTTATTAGAATGGATTTCCGTATTAAAAAGAAAGGAGTCTGACTTCTTAGGTAATTTAGCAATTCTATTTTTAGTTGTAGGAAGTATTATGCTTCTTTTAAATCTTCCTGCAACCCAAGGATTTCCTATTTATCCTCTTGGGAATTTAACTATTATTCCAACTGGAATACTAGCCTATGGAGTTTTAAAAAAATCCACGAGGTTAGAAACCCAGCAAGCGTTTAAGATTAGTCATAGGATCTCTCTTTTATCGCTTTCCTTGATCCCATTATTTACTTTTCTATTGTTTCCTTTTTTGCCAAAGAGCAGTCCGTTAGACTCAAGGATACTTTATATTCTTTTAATATTATTTCCTATACTTCTTTTGGGATACCAACTCGCTTTCTTTTTAACTAGACCAATTTCTTCTGAGTTGGATCTTTTATTGCAAAAATTGGATCGGGCAAGAGAAGAAGCTGAAATCCTCGCTGAACTTACTAAGCGGATCAATTCGACTAGCGACCTAACGGAAATTTTACAATTTGTTAAAGATCATATTTCTTTAAGATTTGGTGAAAATCCTATACTTGCTCTCTTTACGGTCAACGATGCTCACCAAGCATTAGCATTATATCATCTGATCTCAAACACTGATTCGGATATTATGGATAAGATCTCGGATCTTAAGATTCCTCTAGGGTTAGAAGGAGGGATTCTTGCAAGGACATCCAAAAGGCAAAAGCCAATCTATTTGGCAGAAATAAAATCGGAATGGTTGGATGCTTCTCCTTTTGATGCGATACTTGTTCGGACTTTTAATTTGGAATCGGTTCTTCATGTTCCATTGGTAGTGCAGGAAAAAACGTTAGGAGTTCTTTCCGTAACTTGGTCAAAAATCCAATCTCTGACTCAGAAGGATCTGAAAGAAATAGCTTCATTGGGAGATCAAATTGCAGGTGCTGTACAAAATGCAGTCTTATTACAAGAGACAAAGGATTCTGCGGAAGAAATAGAAGAATTAAATCAGTTCGCAAGGATTTTAAATTCTTCACTGGACCTGGATCAAGTCTTTCAGTCTGCATTCGATTATATTGTTTCTAAGACCACAGTGGACACTATGTGGTTACTACTCAAAGATAAAGAGAATGGAGTGCTAAAAACCTATTCTGGCGGTTCGGCTATGCATGGACTTACAGAAAAGGAAATGCAATACTTTCGCGATTTGGAAATTCCGTTAAACGAAGCTGGCGGAAGTATGTATCAAACATTTTCTGAAAAAGAACCATTATATATAGATGATATACGATCTGAGAACGGTTTTACAAATCTACTCAATGGGAACAAGGTCCGCTTTTCTAAGTTAGATCTTAGGATCGCAAAGAACTGCCACTTATACTCAATGTTCCAAATCCCTCTACTGCTGAATCAAGAAGTGATAGGAATTTTGAACTTAACTGCTTTCGAAAAAAGAATAGGTTTAAGTGTTAAGGCAAGAAATAAGATCATGCGGATCTGCGAACAAATTACTACTGCATTACATAATGCTTCTTTGTATGATCAGATCAAAAATCTTTTCACTGAAGCGGAGACTTCCCGCGAAAAAGCAGATTCATTACTTCTGAATATTCTTCCTTCTGAAATTGCTGAGGAATTAAAAGAAAAAGGAGAAGTCAGGCCAATCTTATACGAATCTGCTACCATTCTATTTACTGATTTTAAAGGTTTTACTCAAATCGCAGAAACACTTTCCCCATCTGATCTGATTAGAGAGTTGGATAGTTGTTTTACTCAATTTGATGAAATAGTGCATCGTTATAAGTTGGAAAAATTGAAAACGATCGGCGACTCTTATATGTGTGTGGGCGGGATCCCTGCAAAAAATAGGACCCATGCAATTGATGCTTGTTTGGCAGCTTTAGAGCTTCAGGCATTTATGAATCAGATGCAATCAATTAAGAAACAATTAGGATTACCATATTGGCAGATGAGGATCGGAATTCATACGGGTCCGGTTATAGGAGGCGTGATCGGAAAGAAAAAATTTGCTTTTGATGTATGGGGAGATGCAGTTAATACTGCTTCACGTTTGGAGTCCGGTGGAGAAGTAGGGAAGGTCAATATTTCTCAAAATACTTTTGAGCTCGTGGATGATTTTTTTAAAACTGAATATCGAGGCACTGTGCCCGTTAAGAACAAGGGTTATATGGCGATGTATTTTTTAGAAGGGCTTAGAGAAGAGTATTCTTTAACCGACGGAAAGGTCCCTAATAAAATATTTCATGAGAAATATCTTTCGTTTTATTGA
- a CDS encoding 7TM diverse intracellular signaling domain-containing protein produces MWRSYITCLLVSLLAIGACKLPNQGEKETNCSLEVLQLRTSSAGERDPNSAFTQVFEDLGQPTIDFGFTDRTIWIKLKSKPFSNEKKCYAILEWPTITNIDFFLQTNTGEWNLYGQAGSILERSKWKVSWLDHPSIPLLQNKEILVRINTRSLIRIPITILSEEEARDRTNDRTMFSSFYAGFMLAICLFSLFFFYTLKDQIYLWYGGYIFCVTLNFSLVYSSAPRIIWPESPYWINHGIFFSQALTLFFGVAFFREFVDLKTFFPRIDKIAVALLIFSLISSIASVLSDWNRLFSRGFSLIYMIWLPAFLIVTIRMLIQGQNHLLTFIITWGAFYSAAFVYILWIMQVLPPNPLFLYLPAWALPLEVIFFAASIYQRYKNLDLVRKKLEMEMKTAMDRLSEFSINSEGSRISDQKSSKYLRSKIHNTNVNEILGEIERLFTQEMIFKEENLSLASLAARLELNPHQLSEICNTQLNTTFPRLLSYYRIQHSIQLLKEKSEWNILEIAYESGFGSKAAFNAEFKRITGRTPKQFRMFEFP; encoded by the coding sequence ATGTGGAGATCCTATATAACCTGCCTCCTGGTCTCCTTACTCGCGATAGGCGCTTGTAAGTTGCCAAACCAAGGAGAGAAGGAAACAAATTGTAGCCTTGAGGTTCTACAACTAAGAACGAGTTCAGCTGGAGAAAGGGACCCAAATTCTGCATTTACTCAGGTTTTTGAGGATTTGGGCCAACCAACTATTGATTTTGGATTTACAGACCGTACGATTTGGATAAAACTAAAGAGTAAACCTTTCTCAAATGAAAAAAAATGTTATGCAATACTCGAATGGCCTACTATTACTAATATAGATTTTTTTCTGCAAACTAATACCGGTGAATGGAACTTATACGGCCAGGCTGGATCCATTTTAGAAAGAAGTAAATGGAAAGTTTCATGGTTGGATCATCCGAGCATTCCACTTCTTCAAAATAAAGAAATACTAGTCAGGATCAACACTCGGTCTCTTATTCGTATACCTATCACTATTCTTTCGGAAGAAGAAGCCAGAGATAGAACCAATGACCGCACAATGTTCAGTTCGTTCTATGCTGGGTTCATGCTCGCTATATGTTTGTTCTCTTTATTCTTCTTTTATACCCTCAAAGACCAAATCTATCTTTGGTATGGAGGTTATATATTCTGCGTAACTTTAAACTTTAGCCTGGTATATTCTTCTGCACCTAGGATTATTTGGCCTGAATCTCCTTATTGGATCAATCACGGAATTTTTTTCAGCCAGGCTTTGACATTATTTTTTGGGGTCGCTTTTTTCAGGGAGTTCGTGGATTTGAAAACATTCTTTCCACGCATCGATAAAATTGCCGTAGCTTTACTAATCTTTTCCCTTATAAGCTCCATAGCTTCCGTACTTTCAGATTGGAACCGATTATTTTCGAGAGGATTCTCTCTTATTTATATGATTTGGCTCCCTGCTTTCCTAATCGTCACGATCAGAATGTTAATACAAGGACAAAACCATCTATTGACGTTCATTATCACATGGGGAGCATTTTATTCTGCTGCATTCGTATATATATTATGGATTATGCAAGTTCTGCCTCCTAATCCATTATTCCTTTATCTGCCTGCCTGGGCTCTACCATTGGAAGTTATCTTTTTCGCAGCAAGTATCTACCAAAGATACAAAAATTTAGATTTAGTACGAAAGAAATTAGAAATGGAAATGAAAACCGCGATGGATCGGTTATCGGAATTTTCTATCAACTCAGAAGGATCAAGGATATCAGATCAAAAGAGCTCTAAATATCTTAGAAGTAAGATCCATAATACAAATGTTAATGAGATCTTGGGAGAAATAGAAAGATTATTCACCCAAGAAATGATCTTTAAGGAAGAAAATCTTTCTTTAGCATCTCTTGCTGCTAGGTTAGAATTAAATCCTCACCAGCTTTCGGAAATATGTAATACTCAATTGAATACCACATTTCCGAGACTTTTATCCTATTACAGAATACAACATTCAATCCAACTGCTAAAGGAAAAATCTGAATGGAATATTTTAGAAATTGCTTATGAATCCGGATTCGGTTCCAAAGCGGCGTTCAATGCAGAGTTCAAACGGATAACAGGAAGGACTCCAAAACAATTTAGAATGTTTGAATTTCCTTAA
- a CDS encoding VOC family protein encodes MLFLVYMKKFLIVLFSILFLITIWWILTPSPHEYQRIPNSDFTFETVIFRSPEPKRLADFYKNVFKAKEATTEQSWTLGDPPSSVISLRTPDYQEEGPIFTILKSEKSNHGTPGANDLGYAHICFETDNVPGLIQTIQKNGGKIDSSFEDLQKVPAIYGKDPDGNIIEIHIPFPTPLSPSTIFRSIDSFVRTRFKLDPPGIDKIRFLHVNINSKDWAKALSFYGKVFGTNPTGFERDYKGDFIEDLTGIQGVEIKGRHLPLPGYEEGGPTFEIFTYNNFSTRGPLDKSDTGRIAVGFRILDLRSSVNKVLEEGGIKLEEQGNTAILKDPEGNLILLSQKK; translated from the coding sequence ATGCTATTCTTAGTATACATGAAGAAGTTTCTGATCGTTCTATTCTCTATACTTTTCTTAATTACTATCTGGTGGATTTTAACTCCTTCTCCCCATGAATATCAAAGGATCCCAAATTCGGATTTTACCTTTGAGACTGTAATTTTCAGAAGTCCAGAGCCAAAACGTCTTGCGGATTTTTACAAAAACGTATTTAAAGCAAAAGAAGCAACGACGGAACAAAGCTGGACCCTCGGAGATCCCCCCTCTTCTGTCATTTCTCTCAGAACTCCTGATTACCAAGAAGAAGGCCCAATATTTACTATATTAAAATCAGAGAAATCGAATCACGGAACACCTGGTGCAAACGACCTGGGTTACGCTCATATATGTTTCGAAACGGATAATGTTCCAGGTCTCATCCAAACAATACAAAAGAACGGAGGAAAGATAGACAGTAGTTTCGAGGATTTGCAAAAAGTTCCTGCAATCTATGGAAAGGATCCGGATGGGAATATAATCGAGATCCATATTCCATTTCCAACTCCTCTTAGCCCAAGCACTATCTTTCGAAGTATAGACTCATTCGTAAGAACCCGCTTTAAGCTAGATCCGCCTGGGATCGATAAGATCCGATTCCTTCACGTAAATATCAATTCCAAGGATTGGGCTAAGGCCCTCTCATTCTATGGCAAGGTATTTGGGACAAATCCTACTGGCTTCGAAAGGGATTATAAGGGAGACTTTATAGAAGACCTAACTGGGATCCAAGGTGTAGAGATCAAAGGTCGCCATCTTCCCCTCCCCGGATATGAGGAAGGGGGCCCTACCTTCGAAATTTTTACTTATAATAATTTCAGCACAAGAGGCCCATTAGATAAATCTGATACTGGAAGAATAGCAGTGGGATTCCGGATTTTGGATTTAAGATCATCAGTAAACAAAGTGCTCGAAGAAGGTGGGATCAAACTAGAAGAACAAGGCAATACGGCGATACTTAAAGATCCAGAAGGAAATCTTATCCTTCTATCCCAGAAAAAATGA
- a CDS encoding glycoside hydrolase family 5 protein, translated as MFNRRKMKIFCSVLVVFAILASCSPETDQAYLPFSLPKSAQSAYRSVMSLAVATTPPVVPLSTNGRYIVDSNNNRFKLKAVNWYGASDTRQVVGGLDKQPISHIISLIQEWGFNSVRLPFSNIMLHDNNIVPDQYVAANPQFFGKTALQIYDETVAALTAAGIVVVLNNHTTFSEWCCGFDYNGQWYHTGSSFAYNQTPEMWKADWVFLVNRYKNNKLVAAADLRNEVRTQRFNDTHLPNSPNWGWNNIDDWRKAAGEAGNDILRANPDMVIVVEGINWWGAIPILGSGERPHLKPVRDLQVHIRNVNKLVYAAHNYGFIGPKHNGDDATSGGNIKYKDMDLNTFRNTITDEWGYVTDPDAVTTAPVWVSEFGASPGETNPADREWLKRLVDYLIEKDLDFAFWPLNGEDEWGLVTSDWSQTKRGNWRDEHMDRLLAFNGKTGSVAYVDHLTKIGFNGVDDNVSTIDNDWLSGANKGTCPDGERLLGLSRDQRALCSDTKYGKLWHADRATNVQAVYETTTRYHGTGDWAGGFTKYECPNDYYVAGATKHSWGTSGILCAHSKVPLANSCRTIWFDRGDSRSSQRGGDWAPGSYKGQCADTEYVAGVAQRDGGGAALLCCASPLSGELPLVYKAKNLSHRIGFAEGDAWVVTTADHWADHMIYGPYDRGRWGTGNKRAVFRMLVDVTNANNDKVVTIDVYDGQEVLARRDVYRHEFVGPGQYTNFSLDFNIAPDKADRPMEVRAWWFDTSYVKTENVTIQNR; from the coding sequence ATGTTTAACAGAAGAAAAATGAAAATTTTTTGTTCTGTTTTGGTGGTCTTTGCTATATTAGCAAGTTGTTCCCCTGAAACGGACCAAGCGTATTTACCTTTCTCACTTCCAAAATCGGCTCAGTCCGCATATCGCTCCGTGATGTCTTTAGCAGTAGCGACCACTCCTCCGGTCGTTCCTCTGAGTACTAACGGTAGATATATCGTGGATTCGAATAATAACCGTTTCAAATTGAAAGCGGTAAATTGGTATGGTGCAAGTGATACCCGTCAGGTAGTGGGAGGACTGGATAAACAACCTATCTCTCATATTATTTCTCTGATCCAGGAATGGGGCTTTAACTCAGTTAGATTACCTTTTTCCAATATAATGCTTCATGATAATAATATCGTTCCGGACCAATATGTGGCAGCTAACCCACAATTTTTCGGAAAGACTGCATTACAGATCTATGATGAAACAGTTGCTGCTTTAACTGCTGCAGGGATCGTAGTTGTATTAAATAACCATACTACCTTCTCAGAATGGTGCTGTGGATTTGACTATAATGGTCAATGGTATCATACAGGATCTTCCTTCGCTTATAACCAAACTCCTGAAATGTGGAAAGCAGATTGGGTGTTCCTCGTAAATCGTTATAAGAATAATAAGTTAGTTGCTGCTGCGGATCTTAGAAACGAAGTTCGCACCCAACGTTTTAACGATACTCATTTACCGAATAGCCCTAACTGGGGTTGGAATAATATAGACGATTGGCGTAAGGCTGCTGGCGAAGCTGGAAATGATATCTTACGAGCAAACCCAGACATGGTAATCGTTGTCGAAGGTATCAACTGGTGGGGAGCGATCCCAATCTTAGGTTCAGGAGAACGTCCTCACTTAAAACCTGTTAGAGATCTTCAAGTCCATATTCGTAATGTAAACAAACTGGTGTATGCCGCTCATAACTACGGATTTATCGGACCTAAACATAACGGTGACGATGCTACTTCCGGCGGAAATATCAAATACAAGGATATGGATCTAAATACATTCAGAAACACTATCACAGACGAATGGGGATATGTAACTGATCCAGACGCAGTTACTACGGCTCCTGTTTGGGTAAGTGAATTCGGAGCTTCTCCAGGGGAAACAAATCCTGCAGATAGAGAATGGCTCAAAAGACTTGTGGATTATTTAATTGAGAAGGATCTTGATTTCGCATTCTGGCCTCTGAACGGAGAGGACGAATGGGGACTTGTAACTTCTGACTGGTCTCAAACCAAAAGAGGAAATTGGCGTGATGAGCATATGGATCGCCTTCTTGCTTTCAATGGTAAGACTGGATCTGTTGCATATGTAGATCATTTGACTAAGATAGGATTTAACGGTGTAGATGATAACGTAAGTACTATCGATAATGATTGGTTATCAGGTGCAAACAAAGGAACCTGTCCGGATGGAGAACGTCTATTAGGATTAAGCCGTGACCAAAGAGCACTTTGTAGTGATACAAAATATGGAAAACTTTGGCATGCAGACCGTGCGACTAACGTGCAAGCAGTCTATGAAACCACTACTCGTTACCATGGAACAGGAGATTGGGCAGGCGGATTTACAAAATACGAATGTCCTAATGACTATTATGTTGCAGGAGCAACTAAACACTCTTGGGGAACAAGTGGTATCCTTTGTGCTCATAGTAAGGTCCCTCTTGCTAACTCTTGCCGCACAATCTGGTTCGACAGAGGAGACAGCCGTTCTTCTCAACGCGGAGGAGATTGGGCTCCAGGTTCTTACAAAGGACAATGTGCTGATACTGAATACGTAGCTGGAGTTGCTCAAAGAGATGGAGGAGGAGCTGCACTACTTTGTTGTGCTTCTCCATTGAGCGGAGAATTACCTTTAGTGTATAAGGCAAAAAATCTTTCTCACCGCATTGGATTCGCAGAAGGTGATGCTTGGGTTGTTACCACAGCTGATCATTGGGCAGACCATATGATATATGGACCTTATGATAGAGGTCGCTGGGGAACTGGGAACAAACGAGCAGTATTCCGCATGTTAGTAGATGTTACTAACGCGAATAATGATAAGGTTGTGACCATAGATGTTTACGATGGCCAAGAAGTATTAGCAAGAAGAGACGTATACAGACATGAGTTTGTAGGTCCAGGCCAATACACTAACTTCTCATTAGATTTTAATATAGCACCTGATAAAGCAGATCGTCCTATGGAAGTTCGTGCTTGGTGGTTTGATACTTCTTATGTGAAGACTGAGAATGTAACCATTCAAAATAGATAA
- a CDS encoding class I SAM-dependent methyltransferase, whose amino-acid sequence MIELALESGSENPNKMLWEKGDFTEIASLMRKSGEELVIHLGIISPLKILDLGSGDGTTAIPLARTGSEVVGIDIAKNLVKAGNKRAKEEGLYNLKFQEGDACDLKEISDHSFDLTLSVFGAMFAPKPFDVASEMVRVTKPGGRIVMGNWIPNDPTSFVSQLLKISASFSPPPPEGFVSPMTWGMKSYVMDYFVKAGAKAEKISLLKDTYSFISPDKTPEDLIELLGKFYGPTMNAFEAAQKSGRIKELRRQLIELATSQNQSGSIGISIPATFLRVTVEL is encoded by the coding sequence ATGATCGAACTTGCCTTGGAATCTGGATCGGAAAATCCAAACAAAATGTTATGGGAGAAAGGCGATTTTACTGAGATCGCTTCTTTGATGCGCAAATCGGGAGAAGAGCTCGTAATTCATCTTGGAATAATATCTCCATTAAAAATTTTAGATTTAGGATCTGGAGATGGGACTACTGCAATCCCGCTCGCAAGGACCGGATCAGAGGTAGTCGGGATAGACATCGCAAAAAACTTAGTGAAGGCAGGAAATAAAAGAGCAAAAGAAGAAGGTCTTTACAATTTAAAATTCCAAGAAGGAGATGCATGTGATTTAAAAGAAATCTCCGATCATTCTTTTGATCTTACTCTTTCTGTATTTGGTGCAATGTTTGCTCCTAAACCATTTGATGTAGCAAGCGAAATGGTCCGGGTCACCAAACCTGGTGGTCGTATCGTTATGGGGAATTGGATCCCAAATGATCCGACTTCATTTGTTTCTCAACTATTGAAGATTAGCGCATCCTTCTCGCCTCCGCCTCCAGAAGGTTTTGTAAGCCCAATGACCTGGGGAATGAAATCTTATGTGATGGATTATTTTGTTAAGGCTGGTGCAAAAGCGGAGAAAATTTCTCTACTTAAAGACACATATAGTTTTATTTCACCAGATAAAACTCCTGAAGATTTGATTGAGTTACTCGGAAAATTTTACGGACCAACTATGAATGCTTTTGAGGCTGCGCAGAAGAGCGGAAGAATAAAAGAGTTACGTAGGCAGCTAATTGAGCTTGCTACTTCTCAGAATCAAAGTGGCTCGATCGGAATTTCAATTCCTGCTACTTTTTTGAGGGTGACTGTTGAGCTATAA